In one Luteolibacter arcticus genomic region, the following are encoded:
- a CDS encoding ThuA domain-containing protein, which translates to MIRILLPLLVFISIFIAVADEGGVPPKIKVLIVEGVTNHAWEKRLNIVRAILAKDGSFDVDFTVSPSAAGDPAWATWRPKFRDYDVVISGYNNLGGLPSWPQEVKDSFFAYVHGGGGFYAFHEANNSFAEWPQYNQIIGLGWRDKSFGKAITVNADSSLNEILAGAGENTNHGARQDVLVTKRGTHPIHAGLPATWMVADIEVYRYARGPAENLTVLSYAADRDGTRFPIDWTVEYGAGRTYASSYCHVWGDVAEPPGARCAAFQTVFLRAMKWLAKRDPGSATPADFPTPAATSLRSYEEGVSGLDSAPAVSPFNNGILPTKPTPVNSVAVEQAFANLSLDSPIQVTPFPGSSDLLVAETDGRLYRVPDDDATTTRTLLLDIRDRAWYYNWTTNDNGTKHGGMQTFALHPRFGKGEGRDFIYIFYLHNEDDAATASTPYYDRLSRFTWNAGGAAFDAASELILINQYDTTKGHDGGGLVFGPDGFLYIAYGDEGIQGTGAAGYTQMLDGRVRSGVWRIDVDQQGGSVSHPIIRQPYNASPSHGSYTQGYFIPNDNPWVNPDGSVMEEFYAIGLRQPHRMTHDAATGFWIGDVGHESREEVDVVDAPGLNFQWNYKEGNAAGFRAAPVPLIGTERAPVFDYSHSGADSLGNCVIGGYVYRGTAIPFLQGKYIFGDNGSQGIHALDYNTSTKTANSVTRIGQARSGNIWTGISSFGHDADGELFVTQMGAGQAGNGRIFRIMPDTGTIQNSIFPATLSATGLFTNVATLATIPALIPYEVNMPLWSDGTEKQRWMMIPGDGTPNMPAERITYSGSGRWNLPVGSVLVKHFALPGGVKLETRLLVRGSDGEWGGVTYKWRADGSEADLLEEGANETMVIGGDPVDYLYPARTQCNTCHSTLAGGVLGLSTRQLNRSLTYATGRTVNQIETLSELGFIESAVSEVSLRNALASSDRADESVGDEDFVRAYLDSNCSHCHLPGGNRANFDARLTTPLAFQNLLCGVVNDDLGIDGAAVIKPGLTGQSMLLSRMNTIAGHRMPPIGRGRIDQEAVVRLANWISGMEVDSCAGPQGSLAALESQAIGNGNQPATTVAADTWHSNMVINKTETFTNTTGATLDITFDRFLFHASAVTGTPLTPFVVRVNAGTNNFTVRAIGDTVTTHALGANDLPFAATPVTLALAAGETIAMGFLDAYPNGSGAAGAGDISWDTVATADSIHYSGASGVNGSFSVTVGSAPDFGSTVNTTFGRNYYYSITFLKPWRIGNEHSPGASPAADTWASNMIINETDTFTNDTGVLLNITVDRFLFHAAAVTGTPLTPFVVRVNGDNNFTVVAVGSTVTSHVTGANNVSFSAFPVPLTLAPGETIAMGFLDANADGSGASGAGVVAFNSSAPADQIHYSGGSATGNSGSVAVGLAPGFGSSITTTFGRNYFFSITITPTVDESDMDDDGLPDTWERAYAAELGLLEPGRDSDGDGFADEDERQMGTHPLDATSRLQVIEWRPDAAGQFVLGSFSSIPGRSYRLLVSDDLTTWTDRGVIRAAHWPASETPFELDPGEALPGKLFIKVATLGD; encoded by the coding sequence ATGATCCGCATTTTGCTACCGCTCCTCGTTTTCATCTCGATCTTCATCGCGGTCGCGGATGAGGGGGGCGTGCCGCCGAAGATCAAGGTGCTCATCGTCGAGGGCGTGACGAACCACGCGTGGGAGAAGCGGCTGAACATTGTTCGCGCGATCCTCGCCAAGGATGGTTCGTTCGACGTGGACTTCACCGTCAGCCCCAGCGCCGCGGGCGATCCGGCGTGGGCGACGTGGCGGCCGAAGTTCCGCGACTACGATGTCGTGATTTCCGGCTACAACAACCTTGGTGGCTTGCCGTCGTGGCCGCAGGAGGTGAAGGACTCATTCTTCGCCTACGTGCATGGCGGCGGCGGCTTCTACGCCTTCCACGAGGCGAACAATTCCTTCGCCGAGTGGCCGCAATACAACCAGATCATCGGCCTCGGTTGGCGCGACAAGAGCTTCGGGAAAGCCATCACAGTGAATGCCGACAGCAGTCTCAACGAGATCCTTGCCGGCGCGGGAGAGAATACCAACCACGGTGCCCGCCAGGACGTGCTGGTCACCAAGCGTGGCACCCATCCCATCCATGCTGGCCTGCCCGCGACCTGGATGGTGGCGGACATTGAGGTCTATCGCTACGCCCGTGGCCCGGCGGAAAACCTGACCGTCCTTTCCTACGCTGCCGACCGCGACGGCACCCGCTTTCCCATCGACTGGACCGTGGAGTACGGCGCGGGTCGTACTTACGCCAGCAGCTACTGCCACGTCTGGGGCGATGTCGCGGAGCCGCCGGGCGCGCGCTGCGCCGCCTTCCAGACGGTCTTCCTCCGTGCCATGAAGTGGCTGGCCAAGCGCGATCCGGGCAGCGCCACTCCCGCCGACTTTCCCACGCCCGCGGCCACTTCGCTGCGCTCCTACGAGGAAGGGGTCAGCGGCCTCGACTCCGCGCCCGCGGTCAGTCCTTTCAACAACGGCATCCTACCGACCAAACCGACACCGGTGAACAGCGTTGCTGTCGAGCAGGCCTTCGCGAATCTATCACTGGACTCGCCGATCCAGGTCACTCCATTTCCCGGCTCCTCCGACCTGCTGGTGGCCGAGACCGACGGTCGCCTCTACCGGGTTCCGGACGACGACGCCACCACCACCCGCACCCTGCTCCTCGATATCCGCGACCGGGCTTGGTACTACAACTGGACGACCAACGACAACGGCACCAAGCACGGCGGCATGCAGACCTTCGCCCTGCACCCGCGCTTCGGGAAAGGAGAGGGGAGGGACTTCATCTACATTTTCTACCTGCACAACGAGGACGACGCCGCGACCGCTAGCACGCCCTACTACGACCGGCTGTCGCGTTTCACCTGGAACGCCGGGGGCGCGGCCTTCGATGCGGCCAGCGAGCTGATCCTCATCAACCAGTACGACACCACCAAAGGACACGATGGTGGTGGCTTGGTCTTCGGGCCGGACGGTTTTCTCTACATCGCTTACGGCGACGAGGGCATCCAGGGCACCGGGGCCGCCGGCTACACCCAGATGCTCGATGGGCGCGTGCGCTCCGGCGTCTGGCGGATCGATGTGGACCAACAGGGCGGCAGCGTCAGTCATCCCATCATCCGCCAGCCTTACAATGCCTCGCCGTCGCATGGCTCCTACACGCAGGGATATTTCATCCCGAACGACAACCCGTGGGTGAATCCGGACGGCTCGGTGATGGAGGAATTCTACGCCATTGGCCTGCGCCAGCCGCACCGGATGACCCACGATGCGGCGACTGGCTTCTGGATTGGCGACGTGGGCCACGAGTCCCGCGAGGAGGTCGACGTGGTGGATGCCCCCGGCCTGAACTTCCAGTGGAACTACAAGGAAGGAAACGCCGCGGGATTCCGCGCTGCGCCGGTCCCCCTGATCGGCACCGAACGCGCGCCGGTCTTTGACTACAGCCACTCCGGCGCCGACTCGCTCGGCAACTGCGTGATCGGCGGCTACGTGTATCGCGGCACCGCCATCCCCTTCCTCCAAGGGAAGTACATCTTCGGCGACAACGGCTCCCAAGGAATCCACGCGCTCGACTACAATACTAGTACGAAGACTGCGAACTCGGTGACGCGGATCGGCCAGGCCCGCAGTGGCAACATCTGGACCGGCATCTCTTCCTTCGGCCATGATGCGGACGGTGAGTTGTTCGTCACGCAAATGGGTGCCGGCCAGGCCGGCAACGGCCGAATCTTCCGCATCATGCCGGACACCGGCACCATCCAGAACTCGATCTTTCCCGCGACGCTGTCTGCCACCGGTCTCTTCACGAATGTGGCGACGCTTGCGACGATTCCGGCGCTGATTCCCTACGAGGTGAACATGCCGCTGTGGTCGGACGGCACTGAAAAGCAGCGCTGGATGATGATCCCCGGCGATGGCACGCCGAACATGCCCGCCGAACGCATCACCTACAGCGGCAGCGGGCGGTGGAACCTGCCAGTCGGCTCGGTGCTGGTGAAGCATTTCGCCCTGCCCGGCGGAGTGAAGCTGGAGACCCGCTTGCTGGTCCGCGGCAGCGATGGCGAGTGGGGTGGCGTCACCTACAAGTGGCGCGCCGATGGCAGCGAGGCCGATTTGTTAGAGGAAGGCGCGAACGAAACGATGGTCATCGGCGGCGACCCGGTCGATTACCTGTATCCAGCCCGCACCCAGTGCAACACCTGCCACTCGACGCTCGCCGGCGGCGTGCTCGGACTCAGCACCCGCCAGCTCAATCGCAGCCTCACCTACGCCACCGGACGCACCGTGAACCAGATCGAGACGCTCAGCGAACTGGGCTTCATCGAATCCGCGGTGAGCGAGGTTTCGCTGCGCAACGCCCTGGCTTCCTCCGACCGTGCCGACGAATCGGTCGGAGACGAGGACTTCGTCCGCGCCTACCTCGACAGCAACTGTTCCCACTGCCACTTGCCCGGTGGCAATCGCGCGAACTTCGACGCCCGGCTCACCACGCCGCTCGCGTTTCAGAATCTCCTCTGCGGCGTGGTGAATGACGACCTCGGCATCGACGGCGCGGCGGTGATCAAGCCCGGCCTTACTGGCCAATCCATGCTGCTCAGCCGCATGAACACCATCGCCGGCCACCGCATGCCGCCGATCGGCCGCGGGCGCATCGATCAGGAAGCAGTCGTCCGCCTCGCAAACTGGATCTCGGGCATGGAGGTGGATTCATGCGCCGGTCCGCAGGGTAGCCTCGCCGCCTTGGAGAGCCAGGCCATCGGCAATGGCAACCAGCCCGCCACGACCGTGGCCGCGGACACGTGGCACTCGAACATGGTCATCAACAAGACCGAGACCTTCACCAACACCACCGGCGCGACGCTCGACATCACCTTCGACCGCTTCCTGTTCCATGCCTCCGCCGTCACCGGCACGCCGCTCACGCCCTTCGTCGTAAGGGTAAATGCCGGCACCAACAACTTCACCGTCCGCGCCATTGGCGACACGGTCACGACGCATGCCCTTGGCGCGAACGACCTGCCCTTCGCCGCCACACCGGTGACCCTCGCGCTCGCCGCGGGCGAAACCATCGCGATGGGCTTCCTCGATGCCTATCCCAATGGCTCCGGCGCCGCTGGGGCGGGGGATATCTCTTGGGACACCGTCGCGACCGCCGACTCGATCCACTACTCGGGTGCTTCCGGCGTGAACGGCTCCTTCAGCGTCACGGTCGGGTCTGCGCCGGACTTCGGCTCGACGGTCAACACCACCTTCGGGCGGAACTACTACTACTCCATTACTTTCCTCAAGCCGTGGCGCATCGGCAACGAGCACTCGCCCGGCGCGTCGCCCGCCGCCGACACCTGGGCATCGAACATGATCATCAACGAGACCGACACCTTCACCAACGATACCGGAGTGCTGCTCAACATCACCGTGGACCGCTTCCTCTTCCACGCTGCGGCGGTCACCGGCACGCCGCTCACGCCCTTTGTGGTGAGGGTGAATGGCGACAACAACTTCACCGTGGTCGCGGTGGGAAGCACCGTGACGAGCCACGTCACCGGCGCGAACAACGTGTCCTTCTCTGCCTTTCCCGTGCCGCTGACCCTGGCTCCAGGCGAAACGATCGCAATGGGCTTCCTCGATGCCAATGCCGATGGTTCCGGCGCTTCCGGTGCGGGGGTGGTCGCCTTCAACTCGTCCGCTCCCGCCGACCAGATCCACTACTCGGGCGGCAGCGCGACCGGCAATTCCGGCAGCGTGGCCGTCGGCCTCGCGCCCGGCTTCGGGTCATCCATCACCACCACCTTCGGGCGCAACTACTTCTTCTCGATCACCATCACCCCGACGGTTGACGAGTCCGACATGGACGACGACGGCTTGCCCGACACCTGGGAACGCGCCTATGCTGCCGAGCTTGGCTTGTTAGAGCCGGGTAGGGACAGCGATGGCGACGGCTTCGCCGACGAGGACGAGCGCCAGATGGGCACTCATCCGCTCGATGCCACCAGTCGATTGCAGGTCATCGAGTGGCGGCCGGATGCCGCGGGCCAGTTCGTCCTCGGTTCCTTTTCCTCCATCCCCGGCCGCAGCTATCGCTTGCTGGTATCCGACGATCTCACCACATGGACCGACCGCGGAGTGATCCGCGCCGCCCATTGGCCGGCCAGCGAAACCCCGTTCGAACTCGATCCAGGTGAAGCCTTGCCCGGAAAACTTTTCATCAAGGTTGCCACCCTTGGCGATTGA
- a CDS encoding TetR/AcrR family transcriptional regulator, with protein MKEPQDLTQNPKRKPKKGPGRPAAGESLTPQEVAEAALQLILTEGEAALTMRRLGEVLGVKAMALYNHFPNKEAILDAATSLTMSRLPSPPAKGSWKSRLKAICRGFRAFAQEQPNLFRVAMTRPTPPTSALPLIESALSALAEAGLAPVAQAVAYQTLRLYVRAYCLWEIEELRPTQGRNLAELAGATRPYPRATAVLEQLFAPDADRQFEAGLDLILRGLQTSK; from the coding sequence ATGAAAGAGCCACAAGACCTCACGCAGAACCCGAAGCGGAAGCCGAAGAAGGGACCCGGCCGTCCCGCGGCGGGCGAATCGCTCACCCCGCAAGAGGTGGCCGAAGCGGCCCTGCAGCTCATCCTCACCGAGGGCGAAGCGGCACTCACCATGCGCCGCTTGGGGGAAGTGCTGGGCGTAAAGGCGATGGCCCTCTACAACCATTTTCCTAACAAGGAAGCGATCTTGGATGCCGCGACGAGCCTCACGATGAGCCGCCTTCCCTCGCCGCCTGCGAAGGGATCTTGGAAGAGCCGGCTCAAAGCGATCTGCCGCGGTTTCCGGGCCTTCGCCCAAGAGCAGCCGAATCTCTTTCGCGTCGCCATGACCCGGCCGACCCCGCCCACGAGTGCGTTGCCGCTGATTGAATCAGCCCTTTCGGCGTTGGCCGAGGCAGGGCTCGCTCCCGTGGCTCAGGCCGTGGCCTATCAGACACTTCGGCTCTACGTGCGAGCCTATTGCCTGTGGGAGATCGAGGAGCTGCGCCCCACCCAAGGCCGGAACCTGGCCGAACTCGCTGGAGCCACCAGACCCTATCCGCGCGCGACCGCGGTCCTCGAGCAGCTCTTCGCGCCAGACGCCGACCGCCAGTTCGAAGCGGGACTCGACCTGATCCTCCGCGGCCTGCAGACAAGCAAGTAG